Genomic DNA from Telopea speciosissima isolate NSW1024214 ecotype Mountain lineage chromosome 2, Tspe_v1, whole genome shotgun sequence:
TCGTTTGATCAAGATGATGGGTAgagggtaaggtgatcattgtgCACATGACACAATCTACACCACGTAGGTCACTTCGGGCAACGCATCGTAGAAAATCTCGATTGgtctccctcttcttctatcATCTATTTCTTGTCAAGAATCTTTCATAGATCTCCATTAATGCTCAATTACACTATTCAAGGACCTCAATGAAACTTTAGTGTCACAAAGAATGGTAGGTGAAAGTGGATCAATGCacattcaatctctctctctcgctttctcttcttttcttttctttacttttctcCTCTAGGGATTTCTCATTTTGCTTTTGGAGGACTTGGTGCAAATGAGTATTTTTATCACTTATATGGGCACACAAAATCCAAATTTTGATCATGACTTAATGTCCATCGGGTAGACCACTATTATATTACTTATTATCTTCACATATAataaaatgtgggtgacgtttaaagtttataatatatatagtatatcaatatatatatattatagtataacttaaaacagggtcgggccgggccaggcgTCAATCCTAGACctacccgaccctgactcagaatcagaaatttccaaccctagCCCGCCCTCAAgtccaaatatctcaacccaagccctgttcgggctcagggcgggttcaggccgacagggccaaacttgcatccctaCTTCATTGACAGATGTCTACCGTGGCGGTTGCTAAAGACCACCTGTAAAGACAGTATATGGCTGCGGTTTTCATAAATTGATGTACATGATGGGCCTGCAAGTGCTACGATGTTTTAAAACCATGACCGTTTATATATGTATGAGTGTGTTTATTACAAACCATCGTCATATTTAAACTGCGGCCATTTACCTAAGTTTAACTGTAGTACAAATGTAACCACGATAGAATGGTGTAGAGAGTTTTTTAAGTTTAGTGAAAAAGCTCTGGCTCTCTGGGGTAGATGGTAGGCATTCATTCCGAactaaattaaattatttcGTGTTATTGTGTAATTGGTTGCTTGATTTCTTCTTAATGGTTGGATAGTTATCCCCAACACTTTTCTACCCCCTTTTAAAGTAgttctcttttgttcttctaACAAGAATTTATCTTCTCGACCACCATCATCTAACATCTTCAGATAAgggagatgagagaaaggagTAAATTACAGTCTTGTCCTTTCCCTTAAATCAGAGTCAATCGTTTTTATGTGAACACTTTTCTTCTGATCCACCACAATAATCATCGTATCATACCACACTCATACATATAAAATCCTATTTATATATGGTAAGGGCATGTAAGTAAAGGCCATTACTTGAACCTATTGAACATATTcccaccatggtttgaggaattagtATCGGATCGATCATGAATCAATATcaataaaaatctaatttttaaaaCAGGGGTAAGTTTGACTGATCTAGATCGGTATTGGCagagaccgataccgatacatattactaaaaccctgattCCCACCCTACAGATGACCACCATTttacccgggtggggtccaacACCCctcccccttattagagggactGGGGAACTAGGCTGGgcaaggaactggaggagataatttttcccCTTGCCCTGGCCTTTGCAAATATTGCATTCTTCACTTGTGcaaactttttcttcttcttctattttatttattatttattattatttgggaGAGAGAACGTTACCTGGGCGTTTGCGTTGCctttgcgcccagacacaggaacacacgaaatgaccgccccccCTCCACCCCTCTTGGGAAATTTTGATCCGCCTTTCCATGGAGGCAGAGCGATCTTTTTGTGCACCtttgtgtttgggtgcaagggCAGTGCACCACACGTGCCtaagtagcattctttctcccttattacTATTACTGTATTTTTGTGGTGTGGAGGGAGAGGGTTGGGGTTAGGTTTGAGAAGGGAAGGGGCAGTGCACCGCACATGCCCAAGTAACGTTCTTTCTTCCTTATTACTATTATTGCTTTTTTATGGTGTGAATGGGGAGGGTCAGGGTTAGGTTTGAGAAGGGAAGTAATAATAACGCATTTCTTCACACTGTGTTTTAAACTTGTATACCTCACTATCATGCACCATCAAGAAATCATAAGAGGACTCATTTTGTAGGGATGGTTGCTTCACCCTTGTTTAATTGATTGACATATCTAAAAAATCTTCTTGTGGTTTCTCTTTGTTTCCTTGCTTTCATGAAAGTATTTTTATACCACccttcagaaaaagaaaaaaaaaaatacatgaaataGAACAGAAAGTATAGAGCATAGTTGGAAAAGCAGCTGGTTTTGATATAGGTGAGTCATCCAAGTTGAGTAAAAAAACATGAAACCTGATTAGGAGTTATGAAGACTCGGCTAGGtttatgaaatgaccaaactaggtcctAGTCAGTCCGAGTTTCTATTGACTCAGTGTTTTTGCCCAAATCATTTGAAACACACGGAGTCTAATGTTTTTTTCATCGGACCATATACTATTGATAGACCATAAGTTTGGCCTACAACTAAACAAAAccttagaatttttattttttgtctacAATGTTgactcctttttcttttcactatGAAGCAACCATAGCCTTATAAGTCCCTCCTTacttggagaaggagaagacagAAGATATTGacaaaaaagaaatagacttGCCCTAATTAGGTTTGAGTCACGCATCAGGTTTTAAAAAAGACGAGTTGAATcgaaaaacctgattttccaactgtGATAGAGAATAGTACATGCTTAATGATATGCACCCCTCCACAATTACAGTATCATTTATTAAAGACGAGGACCATCGATTTTATTGCTAGCCAAAGCATAAATACATTTTGGGCCCCTATTATTTATCACTGGTGGAAATAGCATAGATTAACATTATTTTTacactcctttttttttggtaaagaacaGACTTATTTATTTATGCGTGTCCAGCGCAAGGAATCGGAGTTACATAAATCTGAAATCCAAGGAGAGGAGATGGGCCATACTGTCTCACACGTTAAAGACAGGGCCCTCTGAGCAAGAGAGTCAGCTACGCTGTTAATCTCTCTTGGAATGTGCTGAAAAGAACAAACATTAAAGTAAGCAGACAGGGCTTTGATGTCTCAAACAATGCTGATGACTTCAAGAGGAGGAGGGTGATCTCCAGCAAGGCTAGAAATGATAGATAAGCAATTTGACTACACCACAATATTTTCGAGACATTCAGCAATGCAGTAGAGAAGCCCCCATCACGAATGGCCAAGGCTTCACCGACtaggggagaagagaaggacACCGGCTTAGAGACTGCAAGGACTAACTGCTGCCCATGGGATCTGATGACAAGCCCAATGCCCCCTTTCCCATTGTTGAAAGCAGCATCCGAATTGAGCTTGAACATTGAGATGGGAGGAGGGGACCACACAATGCCTTCAGATGGAGGTGTGGGGAGACGGCTAGGGACACGAGGCTTCGGGGCCAAAGTGACAGATAAAAACTCCTTAGCTGCTAGATCTGATTGCCTAATCACTTCGACAGGTGGCCGATACAACCCATTGAGAACCAGGTCATTCGTGGAGCACCAGATGTACCACAGAGAATGAAGGAAATACGACAAGTGATCTCTCTATACGCCCTCTCaaggaaatgacaaaattaacAAACTTACCCTCCTCCTTTGAGAGGTGTTCGCTGACATATCCGATGTACCTACTAAATAAAACATCCATTTTTATAGCATTTCCAAAGTGGTAAGCGAGCAAGGGTTCAGTCCCAGGTCTTACAGTCTTAGCCACTTTCTGCCCACTCATCATAAATCTATCCAACATGAATTCTTTGttgccatcatcatcatcatcatcactcgTATCCCAATTGACATCAAAGATCTCTAGTTGATCTACATAAAACGATCCTTCTACACAAACTATAGCCTCTAACTCTTTACTAGAAGGAATATAGAATGGCAAATTGAATGAATCCACTTTAGCTTCTTCAATGagactctaaaaaaaaaaattaaggaaattaattttaataattttgaaCATTAATTATTAGCAGGAGGCCACTTGGCAAGTTAGGATCAGCTATCCATACGGGGAATAGAGGGGACAGATCCCAATTTTCCATGAGCTATGAAACCCATGTCCCatatggagggttcagatctatcTCCACCGTCTCCAAGAAGTGGGGAGCAATTCTGAACAGGCTTGAAATTGCAAGTAGCATTATGATACATTTTAAAatcaatcatattttaattttgttttcaaaaaaacTCATGCTAACAAGATAAGATAAGGTAAAAGACGAAAACGGGTTAGCTGGGCAGGCAGGCAGGGAATGCAGGAGCGAAGAGCTAACAAGAGAGGAAGAAGCCACTGAAAATTGGGGAAACTGAAAGTGATAAGATCGAATTGACGTAGGGGCAGTGTCGTAAAGATTGGTTTCGTAAGCCTCTATTTCGCATTGAGGCTGATGTAATGGATGACATCATCTACCCACTCAGTGGTTGTTACGTAAACAATTTTTCGTCATAGAGGCTGATGTGATGGCCGACATCGTCTAAACACACTGGTTTGATATCGGATTCGATATGATTTGGATTTAATTTACCATATCTGTACACATAATTATAGAAAAACCAGTATGCTTTTTTCGTTTTTCTGATTTTCGGGTTGATATTTGTTTCTTATTAGTTCATATCGGTTTGGAatagttttggtttgatttttatgttGGTTGTAGTTTCAATCAATTTCAACGTGTTCTACTTTATGTTGGTTGCACAATACCATAATCAATAACCAAATCAATAAGACTTTGGCTTAGTTTGTGTAGACATTGCATTTTGACACATTGGTGGGACTTTCTATCTATGATGATTAAGGCTCAGCTTCTTACCAAAAACAGATTAAGGCTCAGCTGACTCCTCTAACGATTGAGTGGTTAAATAATTGTTTAACCCTGGTCTAATTTCAATACCCAAACCTATTCAAATAGAGCTAAGACTCTTATAGTAATCTTATTTAGTCATTTTGAACAGTTACACAAATTTTCACCCCAATCCGATATCATTTGTAAAATTGACCATTTTTCTCTTGGTATTTTCTCGATGGCTTAATCttctcgatttaaaccaaaattctTAGGTGGTACACATGACACACATGATCATTACTATGCCACCGGATGTGCACCACCGCCCTGCcgatactgcagaggattttaataatTTTGAATTGGATGAGTATGCAAGACATGGATTAGATTGACATCATTCCACCTCACTTTAGAGAGCTTTTGCTACAGTAAAGCTTTGGGTTCATATAGTTTTGTTGCCACTCCAAAAAGAATAGCCCAGAGCCCATGGATAAAGAAAAACCGTTTCAACACGtaatttacttaaaaaaaaagaaaaaaccgctTTGCTAGTGGACAAGACATGAATTAGATTGATTGAATGGTCGTTTATGGAAAAGAAGTGACCAATAGAGCTTTTTGTTTAATGGAAAAGAACTGAAGAATAGAGCCTTTCCTTACCGACGTCGGCCTCGAGAAATCTGTCTTTCTTCAAACGTGAAAGAGGTGTTGCATGCATCAGCCCGTTCACACTGGTATTCTATATTTGCCACAGTTGTCAAATTTTGGATGGATGTACATCTCCATCATCCCTTATTGTATGGTattcggctctcctccagcGGGTGGTGGGAGTTGGAAGATCCAGTCCAACAAAAataggggtgtttgggtcattttaCAGGCGGGTcttcctatgaaatgaccaaacctaTCCTCTCTGTTTTTACTAGACTGGATCCTCTAGACACCCACCACAGCTAGAGGAGATGAGACAAGTCCTATTATATGCCCATGAAATTTTATCCTAAATAGATTCTTACACTAGCTACAAAGTTGGATAAAAGCTCAAGGTGTAAGTAAAACAtttcaacaataaaaaaaaattatccatgaaacatcaacaaaaaagaaaatcacgAATTGGACACCAAAATTGATATGTGACTAATCCATTAGGTTGTCTATGTAGACAAAAGTTTTTTCTCCGTAGAGGATGATGTGTTGTGATTTCAACCATATGATTATATATCTAGGTAATGGTTTGGATCATAGTTAGGAGGCAAAAAACGGTAACGAATTGTAAGCGAATggtcaaaaaaacaaagaacagtaaaaaatggaaaacagaCGGTACAGGTTTTGAACGTtcatatttcaaaaaaataaaacaaaaaaaatgacattattctcatataaatgGAGGAATTTCTACTTGAATACTTACTTTTAATGTTTAAAACTACTGTAACATTCAAAATTAATCCATATATATTCCACAACCCATTGTAAATTCCAAGATATGTCATGTAATATCATCAAATATCAATTCCCAATGCATAAACCATAATGTCCAAAGTGTTGTTGAGCAATGTGGCTTGGCTATGGTGTtgctcattgttgtcaacacaccCAACTCACTCATGGAGTGATACATGTTCATATGGAGTTGGGAGTTATCGCTTTACTTAGAAATATTTTTCAGTAGATGCATTAGTTTGTAGCTCAATTTTGGGGTCCATGCAAAAACCTTGAGTTGAAgtccttcgagtcatctttaagTCGATGAAACAAACCGGTCGATCGAAGTTAAGGGAATCAGTATGGACGATAAGCAATTATGTATAAAAAAAacgttaaaaaacaaaaacgcgtttaaaatgGAAAGGAGGCCGATTGTCATTTTTTACAGTTTGTTTGAGGAACAAATGAGAATACACATCTAAAACGGTAAAGTATGGCAACACcgttttaaatgggttttaaacgCATTTACTAACTAGAGTTTGAATTGgtcacatgtaaaatttcactCAGATTCAATCATATACCTTCTCATGCATGAGGTTTTGTACGGATGAAACTTGGTTGCTGCCCGGGTTGCAGCCATGTTCCTGCAGCTCCAATCATATCTGCCAACTTGGAATCTGTTagggtattttgaaaatacTGAAACCTAAGGGGTATGTGTGAACCCAAAGAGCAAGGGAATTATTTCAAGTTGACTCCCTCGATTGGAGGTAGCAGGAACATGATGGGGTTGCACAATTTTTTCCTGCTTGTACTCTCTGTTAGTGGACCTGAATTGTTTgacaacctttttccttttttgttgttaaatattttccttttatagttAATTTCTCCTAGTTTTCTTGCTTTATTAATGAAGTGTTTCCTTTCCTTAAAAAATGTAACATGCAATAGAAGGGAGAATAAAAATATAGAATAACTTGCCATCAATTTGCCTCCAAAATCACAACATCATACATTGAAAAGATGGATCTGGACCATTAACATTTTCTTTCTAATACCACAAGAGGGTTGGCTACTTAAGTGCCAGCTAAAGAAGCATAAATACATATTTACTACTTGTGATGATTGAGATGATGAGTAGATTAACATTAATCTAGCTAGCCCTCTTCAAAGTCCCAAATAAGTTTCATTTCCCTTTCaaggaaatgacaaaattaacAAACTTACCCTCCTCCTTTGAGAGGTGGTCACTCACATACTCCATGTACCTATTGAACAAAATATCAATTACAGTCTCCCCAAAGTGACAAGCGATCATGGGTTCTGCCACTGCTCTTACACATTTTGCCATTTTCTGTCCACTTATAAATCTATCAAACATGAACCCAGCTTTGttgttgtcatcatcatcatcactccCATCCCAATTGACATCAAAGATCTGTAGCTGATCAAGATAAAACGATCCTTCTTCACAAACTACAGCCTCTAACTCTTTATGAGAAGGCATATAGAATGGCAAATTGAATGAATCCACTTTAGCTTCTTCGATGAGACCCTAAAAcaaatttaagaaaattttaataatgATTTTGAACATTAATTAAGAAGATCATACACAGGGGATTGATCAATAATAAGCAGTAGTACTAAATTAATAAGCATAATATACCTACCTCTAAGACCAAGTCATTAAGTGAGTGAGACAAGAGCTCCCAAAAGTAAGCCTCTTTACCAAAGGGTTCTTCACTTCTCCTCCCTAACATTGTTATAACCATTCGCCCTCCCCGTGTTATTTCTTTGGAACGCAAgccaagaaataaaaagaaatcctttTGAAATTGCTCCAAGTAAGCTTTGGTCACACTAGGAGGACTTGTGCTTGCCAAGTAAATATTCCCCTTGTTACTACTTTCAACTGTGGGAGgaacctatatatatatatatatagtaattAATAAAGGATATCATTAAGTAAGTATGTGGTAGAGGAGATGGAATGGAGAaactaattattattattaagttgCAAATTATTAACCTGAGAGAGCCAATGAAGGCTGTAAGAGGAATGAAGGAAGTCTATAGTACTGGTTGGAAAAAGCCTGTCATAGAAAGAACCAGGTAATCCAGTGATGGAACATGGCCCAAACTTATcacccttctccttctttagtTGATCATAGAAGGCAGGCAAGGTCTTGAAAATGGTGTTGAAGTCATTAGATGGAAGATCATTGAGGAACACTTGGAATTCAGGCGTAGTAAGCTTCAACTGATGACATGTTTCATCAATAGCATCAATGATCTCTGAGATCACCAGTAGGGTGTTGGGCCCTGAAGAACAGCCCAAATCTGCAACCCTTAAACATCGAGGTAAATTGGTGGTATACAAATCTGAAATGCTCCCAATCACCACTGGCTTTGCCTTGTTTATCACTAGTTCCTGAAAGGACCCAATTAAGTTCAAATCTCTTGGAAGtaatgaaaatgaaagaaaattagatagtctctgtgtgtgtgtgtgtgtgtgtgtgtgtgagagagagagagagagagagagagagagagagagagagagagaaagagagtactTGAAGTTTGGAGTTAGTAGCATAGCTAGTTTCTCCATTCCCCCAATTCATGTGAAGAACTTGCTGGACTTCCATGACTTCCCAAGTATTGGCAAAATGCTCCAAATCAAAGTAGATCCCAGCAAGGTTGATAGCTAGCAAGGCAATACTGCTGGCTTGGAAATTGGAAGTTATGTTTCTCTTCTATATATAAGCTCTGGATGAATATCCTAGACCACATGCTGGGCATCCCTCCCGTTAATCACATTTTTTAGTTAATTAAGAGaaatttaatatatgttagaaaGACATGAATAGGTTAGCAGTGTAGTTGACTTgatgtctctctgtctctccaaATGAAATAATTCTTCTTTGGAATTTTAAGGACCTCGCACTGATTAGTCTTTTGTAGAGTGGTGAAGAGGGTTCACGCTGTCAAAATCCACAGCCTGATTACagtaaaagaaagggaaaggaaataGTAATTTGATTATGTCCCAGGAACTTGTATGGTAACTTGTATGGTAATTAAAatttccaaatgaaatctttattttcttttataaacCCAAGTAATTTGAttatattcaccaaaaaaaaatttgattataataattcattttaattttattcctcccccacccccccccccttaagaTGAAGCCATACAAAAATCTTATATTTTTTCAGGGAGAGAACGCTAACTGGTGTTGTGCGTGGTCATGTACCTACCTGTGCCTAGACAGCTGCATCCTTgaatctttttacctttttaggGGATGCAATGATCTTTTCATGTTGGACTCTGTGTTTGGGTGTAGTTACACGCCGACACACAGCACaatccagatcgtctacggcctgcctgcccgtagcagccatagcagcACACTAATGAGGCGAGgcgtaatgaccgccttacccctgcccgagcaccttgcccgagcaggggtaaggcagtcattatACCTCGCCTCATTAGTGCGTTGTTATGGCCGCTACAGAcagcaggccgtagacgatcacGATCCCACATAGCACTGATTAGCATTCCTTTTCTCACGTTTTTCAGGTGTGAATTCAGTATCTGGCACATATAACTGGACGGCATCCCACCCATGTAAGATTCTCTTGAGAATGATGAAATTAATTTGGACCACATACTAAACGTGCAACATGCATGGGGTAGGGAATCAGGTATATATGGTTGTGATGAGTCAATCATGATGTGGCATTGCGCACCTAAAGGTACCTCCGCCACTTCCTTAAAACAGTTGTgatagggaaaattatcactTCAATTTGcctgttcccccccccccccccacctttattagatggaattgagaaaattaagGAATagacaaattgaggggataaagttCCGATGTGATAAAGGTCGAAGAGGTTGGACAAAATTTCGTTTTCTCTAGCTACGCCTCAATAATAATTGTGTTGGgagcttagttagtaaattcgcgtatcatacgcgtattatatgcgtccccatatttttaaacgtataatatTCCCGTTCCTTTCGATTTTTtccgtatttttataaaaaaatgtgttttttaatCGATCATACGCATATTatacgtttttttttaaaaaaaaaaattacccaaaagattagaatttagggaaacgatttcacttttcctttcgtccctttcgatttgcgttgaacatccaactatagcaggcaacagtagccgccctccatctccaatcatcctcgccatctccgttcaacaaagcggcacttaagtcttgtactctcctcttgtttctctggtctttgaactttgatggtggtagtgaagcaaatgaatctggtgtgatattggcgagaacggctcaatctctattctattttattcttgtttttctgtctcttgtagctaatgtgtacagtggagatccatatttggaactctccctcttgtcttgtgttggttaattagtgggaactcatcccccttcacaagaacacatctggttaaaaatatatggttatctcattgtagatagaaagaaatgtaatgttggaagaatgatttaatgataaggtaatcaacttgctcatgtcattttcagacaatctacattcattttttgtagattattgatattttggtatgttaaatgataatcttagagatgttatatagcatattatattattgtgtttattttagttaataaaatcatgatattattttgtttattaggtggtgaatgcatgttatataatgaatatatgtccgtttttttaaaaatattattgcCATCTATGTTGTATTATAcccgtattaaacgcgtaccATATTATTACTgtatgcgttttatgaagccagatttttgaaaagtattattaccttctaatccgtttaattgccgtacgtatccgatcccgttcaattgccgttcccgaacttactaactaaggttgggagttgggacttcGAAGAATATCGTAtcattttttatagaaaaagatACGGAGTTTTCAATACTATTATTATGAAATTAATTTGGACCCCGCCCAGTTGGGCTCTAGCATAAGTCCTGGGAAGGTTACTGATTCGATCCTCCTATAACAATCTGACTCTTGCACCAAAATCAAAAGACTACTCTCACCCAACCACAAGAAATGTTGGAAGAGCAAATCTAGGTGGGGGTACTTATGACATTACATAGGAATAAGCATTATTGTGAGAAGTATGTTAATATATACTGAGTTTCCAATATTATTTTATTGTACAATTTGTCAATGGAAACTTTCGTAAAAGGATCGAGTTTTATTTCACCGAATTTGTCATGGGCAATGGTATTGTCAATTGACCACAGGAAAGAGTAGTTTTGATTTCGTTTATCGAGTATGAGTTCAATCATGAGATTGC
This window encodes:
- the LOC122651280 gene encoding probable jasmonic acid carboxyl methyltransferase 2 isoform X2 — its product is MEVQQVLHMNWGNGETSYATNSKLQELVINKAKPVVIGSISDLYTTNLPRCLRVADLGCSSGPNTLLVISEIIDAIDETCHQLKLTTPEFQVFLNDLPSNDFNTIFKTLPAFYDQLKKEKGDKFGPCSITGLPGSFYDRLFPTSTIDFLHSSYSLHWLSQGLIEEAKVDSFNLPFYMPSHKELEAVVCEEGSFYLDQLQIFDVNWDGSDDDDDNNKAGFMFDRFISGQKMAKCVRAVAEPMIACHFGETVIDILFNRYMEYVSDHLSKEEGKFVNFVISLKGK
- the LOC122651280 gene encoding probable jasmonic acid carboxyl methyltransferase 2 isoform X1 — protein: MEVQQVLHMNWGNGETSYATNSKLQELVINKAKPVVIGSISDLYTTNLPRCLRVADLGCSSGPNTLLVISEIIDAIDETCHQLKLTTPEFQVFLNDLPSNDFNTIFKTLPAFYDQLKKEKGDKFGPCSITGLPGSFYDRLFPTSTIDFLHSSYSLHWLSQVPPTVESSNKGNIYLASTSPPSVTKAYLEQFQKDFFLFLGLRSKEITRGGRMVITMLGRRSEEPFGKEAYFWELLSHSLNDLVLEGLIEEAKVDSFNLPFYMPSHKELEAVVCEEGSFYLDQLQIFDVNWDGSDDDDDNNKAGFMFDRFISGQKMAKCVRAVAEPMIACHFGETVIDILFNRYMEYVSDHLSKEEGKFVNFVISLKGK